A window of the Brassica oleracea var. oleracea cultivar TO1000 chromosome C1, BOL, whole genome shotgun sequence genome harbors these coding sequences:
- the LOC106302702 gene encoding putative F-box protein At3g18340 produces the protein MTKNIRFKLCGIGYDSNRSEISYKLFGYHYYYEHDYKLEIYECASNTWKYINAPYEEWPIKEPLDNHISLGGNSYWTAYNIETSEYLIRKFDFSKEILKNFCILPCMKNHEGDTHYLSVFRGNRFSMLEQCNRTSEIEIWVTEKKIKNGDKEDVVWMKFMSVSIPDIPRLTLSNQSLGRCPSYFIDDRYEKSFVLCFTDETRHGCIYIAKGGLSRKVKIDDVGDGYSHCIYVPSFIPIP, from the coding sequence ATGACCAAAAATATTCGATTTAAGTTATGTGGGATAGGATACGATAGTAATAGATCCGAAATAAGTTACAAGTTATTTGGGTATCATTATTATTACGAACACGATTATAAACTTGAAATATATGAGTGTGCATCTAATACGTGGAAGTATATCAATGCCCCTTACGAAGAATGGCCAATAAAAGAACCGTTAGATAATCATATATCACTTGGTGGAAATTCGTATTGGACTGCTTATAACATCGAGACTAGCGAGTATCTCATCCGAAAATTTGATTTTTCAAAGGAGATACTAAAGAACTTTTGTATTCTACCGTGTATGAAGAACCATGAGGGAGATACTCATTACCTCTCGGTTTTTAGAGGAAACCGGTTTTCAATGTTAGAACAATGCAATAGAACAAGTGAGATAGAGATTTGGGTGACGGAAAAGAAAATCAAAAATGGGGATAAGGAGGATGTGGTATGGATGAAGTTCATGAGTGTCTCAATACCTGACATCCCTAGGTTAACCTTATCTAACCAGAGTTTAGGACGTTGTCCAAGTTACTTCATTGATGATAGGTATGAAAAAAGCTTTGTCCTGTGTTTTACGGACGAAACTAGACATGGTTGCATTTATATCGCCAAGGGAGGTTTGTCAAGAAAGGTTAAAATAGATGATGTGGGTGATGGTTATAGTCACTGTATATATGTTCCAAGTTTCATCCCCATTCCTTGA
- the LOC106327428 gene encoding uncharacterized protein LOC106327428 isoform X1 translates to MNSGRIREKRSISSRDRNPDSGIPGDLKSDSDSSPDRDSRYGNYPPEATCGYSCKHKKTLEEDPSAFAFDEVYDDMKHRDIVPKLQDRQDLKLTCVAGSGKGVSDTPVTLHIANAELAPTHPICLGLALN, encoded by the exons ATGAACTCAGGAAGAATAAGAGAGAAACGGTCAATCTCTTCCAG AGACCGGAACCCTGACTCCGGCATTCCCGGCGATTTGAAATCCGACTCCGACAGCTCACCAGACCGCGACTCTAG GTACGGAAACTATCCACCTGAAGCAACTTGTGGATATAGTTGCAAGCATAAGAAAACATTGGAGGAGGATCCTTCTGCTTTTGCATTTGATGAAGTTTATGATGACATGAAACACAGAGACATTGTTCCTAAACTGCAAGATCGTCAAGACCTCAAG TTGACATGTGTTGCAGGATCTGGTAAAGGGGTTTCAGACACTCCCGTGACGCTCCATATTGCGAATGCAGAGCTTGCTCCAACTCACCCAATCTGTCTAGGTCTGGCACTGAACTGA
- the LOC106327428 gene encoding uncharacterized protein LOC106327428 isoform X2 has product MNSGRIREKRSISSRDRNPDSGIPGDLKSDSDSSPDRDSRYGNYPPEATCGYSCKHKKTLEEDPSAFAFDEVYDDMKHRDIVPKLQDRQDLKDLVKGFQTLP; this is encoded by the exons ATGAACTCAGGAAGAATAAGAGAGAAACGGTCAATCTCTTCCAG AGACCGGAACCCTGACTCCGGCATTCCCGGCGATTTGAAATCCGACTCCGACAGCTCACCAGACCGCGACTCTAG GTACGGAAACTATCCACCTGAAGCAACTTGTGGATATAGTTGCAAGCATAAGAAAACATTGGAGGAGGATCCTTCTGCTTTTGCATTTGATGAAGTTTATGATGACATGAAACACAGAGACATTGTTCCTAAACTGCAAGATCGTCAAGACCTCAAG GATCTGGTAAAGGGGTTTCAGACACTCCCGTGA
- the LOC106301465 gene encoding putative F-box protein At3g18340 translates to MALGNLPWELVEEILSRVPPKSLVRFRVVCKQWNDLFHDKSFIKTQLDHACPQFVLFDQNKIFLIDANLDDLAIQMHQISVDIPCVLAMSPFSTTYCDGLLICDLHCNGTAVWNPLLRRGRQIMTKNIRFKLCGIGYDSNRSEISYKLFGYHYYYEHDCKLEIYECASNTWKYINAPYEEWPIKEPLDNHISLGGNSYWTAYNIETSEYLIRKFDFSKEILKNFCILPCKKNHEGDTHYLSVFRGNRFSMLEQCYGTKEIEIWVTTKKIQNGDEENVVWVRFMNVSIPEIPRLFHQSFGRCPSYFVDYMYGKSFVLCCTDENRQGSIYILRGGFSRKIKIDSMGVDFNHFIYVPSFTPIP, encoded by the coding sequence ATGGCGTTGGGGAATCTTCCATGGGAGTTAGTGGAAGAGATCCTCTCTCGGGTACCACCAAAAAGTCTTGTTAGATTTAGAGTTGTTTGCAAACAGTGGAATGATCTTTTCCATGATAAAAGTTTTATCAAGACCCAATTGGATCATGCATGTCCACAATTCGTCTTATTTGACCAAAACAAGATATTTTTAATAGATGCCAATCTTGATGATCTAGCAATACAGATGCATCAGATTTCTGTAGATATTCCATGTGTGTTAGCTATGAGTCCTTTCAGCACCACTTATTGCGATGGGTTGTTGATTTGTGATCTTCATTGTAACGGGACCGCCGTTTGGAACCCGCTGTTGAGACGCGGTCGACAAATTATGACCAAAAATATTCGATTCAAGTTATGTGGGATAGGATACGATAGTAATAGATCCGAAATAAGTTACAAGTTATTTGGGTATCATTATTATTACGAACACGATTGTAAACTTGAAATATATGAGTGTGCATCTAATACGTGGAAGTATATCAATGCCCCTTACGAAGAATGGCCAATAAAAGAACCGTTAGATAATCATATATCACTTGGTGGAAATTCGTATTGGACTGCTTATAACATCGAGACTAGCGAGTATCTCATCCGAAAATTTGATTTTTCAAAGGAGATATTAAAGAACTTTTGTATTCTACCGTGTAAGAAGAACCATGAGGGAGATACTCATTACCTCTCGGTTTTTAGAGGAAACCGGTTTTCAATGTTAGAACAATGCTATGGAACAAAAGAGATTGAGATTTGGGTTACAACAAAGAAAATCCAAAATGGGGATGAGGAGAATGTGGTATGGGTTAGGTTCATGAATGTCTCAATACCTGAAATACCTAGGTTATTTCACCAGAGTTTCGGACGTTGCCCAAGTTACTTTGTTGATTATATGTACGGAAAGAGCTTTGTCTTGTGTTGTACAGACGAAAATAGACAGGGTTCTATTTATATTTTGAGGGGAGGTTTTTCAAGGAAGATTAAAATAGATTCTATGGGTGTTGATTTTAATCACTTTATTTATGTTCCAAGTTTCACCCCCATTCCATGA